A part of Neovison vison isolate M4711 chromosome 8, ASM_NN_V1, whole genome shotgun sequence genomic DNA contains:
- the SNX17 gene encoding sorting nexin-17, translating into MHFSIPETESRSGDSGGSAYVAYNIHVNGVLHCRVRYSQLLGLHEQLRKEYGANVLPAFPPKKLFSLTPAEVEQRREQLEKYMQAVRQDPLLGSSETFNSFLRRAQQETQQVPTEEVSLEVLLSNGQKVLVNVLTSDQTEDVLEAVAAKLDLPDDLIGYFSLFLVREKEDGTFSFVRKLQEFELPYVSVTSLRSQEYKIVLRKSYWDSAYDDDVMENRVGLNLLYAQTVSDIERGWILVTKEQHRQLKSLQEKVSKKEFLRLAQTLRHYGYLRFDACVADFPEKDCPVVVSAGNSELSLQLRLPGQQLREGSFRVTRMRCWRVTSSVPLPSGGTSSPGRGRGEVRLELAFEYLMSKDRLQWVTITSPQAIMMSICLQSMVDELMVKKSGGSIRKMLRRRVGGTLKRSDSQQAVKSPPLLESPDASRESMVKLSSKLSAVSLRGIGSPSTDASASDVHGNFAFEGIGDEDL; encoded by the exons CTTCGGAAGGAGTATGGGGCCAATGTTCTTCCTGCATTTCCCCCAAAGAAGCTTTTCTCTCTGACACCTGCTGAGGtagaacagaggagagagcagtTGGAGAAGTACATGCAAGCTG TTCGACAAGACCCGCTGCTTGGGAGCAGTGAGACCTTCAACAGCTTCCTGCGTCGGGCACAACAG GAGACACAGCAGGTCCCCACCGAGGAGGTTTCCTTGGAAGTGCTACTCAGCAATGGGCAGAAAGTTCTGGTCAATGTGCTAACTTCGGATCAGACTGAAGATGTCCTAGAG GCCGTGGCTGCAAAGCTGGATCTTCCGGATGACTTGATCGGATACTTTAGTCTCTTTCTAGTTCGAGAGAAAGAGGACGGAACCTTTTCTT TCGTCCGGAAGTTGCAAGAGTTTGAGCTGCCTTATGTGTCTGTTACCAGTCTTCGGAGTCAAGAGTATAAGATTGTGCTAAGGAAGAG TTATTGGGACTCTGCCTATGACGACGATGTCATGGAGAACCGGGTTGGCCTGAACCTGCTTTATGCTCAG ACGGTATCAGACATCGAGCGTGGGTGGATTCTGGTCACCAAGGAGCAGCACCGGCAGCTCAAATCTCTGCAAGAGAAGGTCTCCAAGAAGGAG TTCCTGCGGCTGGCGCAGACCCTGCGGCACTATGGCTACTTGCGCTTTGATGCCTGTGTGGCTGACTTCCCAGAGAAGGACTGTCCCGTGGTGGTGAGCGCAGGCAACAGTGAGCTCAGCCTCCAGCTCCGCCTGCCTGGCCAGCAACTCCGCGAAGGTTCCTTCCGGGTCACCCGCATGCGGTGCTGGCGCGTCACCTCCTCT gtGCCACTGCCCAGTGGAGGCACAAGCAGCCCAGGCCGGGGCCGGGGTGAGGTGCGCCTGGAACTGGCTTTTGAATACCTCATGAGCAAGGACCGGCTACAGTGGGTCACCATCACCAGCCCCCAG GCCATCATGATGAGTATCTGCTTGCAGTCCATGGTAGATGAATTGATGGTGAAGAAATCTGGTGGCAGCATCAGGAAG ATGCTGCGCAGGCGAGTGGGGGGCACCCTGAAACGCTCAGACAGCCAGCAAGCAGTGAagtccccacccctgctt GAGTCACCTGATGCCAGCCGGGAGTCCATGGTCAAACTCTCA AGCAAGCTGAGTGCCGTGAGCTTGCGGGGGATTGGCAGTCCCAGCACAGATGCCAGTGCCAGTGATGTCCACGGCAATTTTGCCTTCGAGGGCATTGGAGATGAGGATCTGTGA